Below is a window of Impatiens glandulifera chromosome 2, dImpGla2.1, whole genome shotgun sequence DNA.
CCATCACTCCATTCCGACCTCTTCCTCCACCGACGGCGACTATCTCTCCGTCGACCTCGCGATCCGGCCACTATACTCTGATGTGGAGATCTCTTCTCATTCAGTCGAAGCGGTTGAACACTCGAGGAAGTTCAATCTCGATGTGTCTGGACCTAAGGTTTTGTTCTGCGCAGATTCAGCCGTCAATCTATTGCTGAAGTCCGGTATCAGCCAGTACGTTGAATTCAAGAGCATTGGTTCGAGTTTTATTTCTGATGGTAGCGGGAAACTGTTCAATGTTCCTGATTCTAGGTCGGCAATTTTTAAAGATACGAGCTTGGGTTTAACTGAGAAGACTCGACTGGGGAAGTTCTTCAAGCTTGTTGAGGAACATCTGAAAGCAGTTCGTTCTGACGGTGTAGAGACCAATGAATCGACTAGAATTTCTCCGGAGGATTTGGAGAGCCCATTCGTTGAGTTTATGAACAAAATGCGTTTGCCGCCGAAGATTAAATCGTACAGATCATATCGCTCTTATCTCTCTGTTAGTGAGATTTATTTTCGACCTGTTAATTCTGCAAACTTTAGCTGTCCATGAGAGAATATATGACTAGAACTGAATAATTCCCATTTCCTGCTTCGTGACTGTTGATTTTCTTCCCAAACATTCATATCTGTTTAGTATTATAATACCTGTTGTGTTGATATCTATGCTTCTTTTCGTTTGTGTTGGGCTGTGATTGTTGACAAGATTTCCCATGATGAATCTTCTTTATCTTACAGGATTATCCTATATGCAATAGCCATGACTGACTATGATCAAGACAACGTGGAGACATGCGAGGATGTCCTCAAGACAAAAGATGGAATAGAACGTTTATCTCTTTACCATTCATCAGTTGGCAGGTTGTTTTCTATTTGCTTTTGAATATCTTCCTTGaattttcaaattaagaaaGTGCTCCAATATGAAATTGACTGATAACAAATAGGTTAGTCTAAGTGTGTATGATGGTTAACAGGTTTTCTAATGCACTTGGGGCTTTGATTTACCCTATGTATGCACAAGGGGAACTTTCACAAGCTTTTTGTCGTCGTGCTGCTGTCAAAGGTTGTCTCTATGTAAGTTCGactgataatttatttatttttgggattttttgaACTATTCGGTGATGATATTTGAAGGCTTCTGTTGTATTGTTGAAACATATGTTAAATAAACTAATTGTAGGACAAGTAACTACGCCATTTCTAGGTCTTCTGTTCCTTTTTATGTCTGTCATTAAAATAAGTGAAACCTTCTGATGTGCAGGTTCTCAGGACACCAGTGAGTGCTTTACTCATAGATAAGGTATGCAAGTGACCATTGATCATCTCAAAAGTTTGCTTAATCCAAGTCTATTATCGAGTCCAATtctttttgtaattattttttgagattCTGTAGGAGACAGGGAGTTACAAAGGTGTTAAAGTCGCCACTGGGCAAGAGCTATTCAGCCAGAATTTGATCCTTGGTCCATTATATAGGGTTTCATCATCACCATATACTAGTTTCCCAGAGAATCTTCAACAAGTCCTAAAAAAACTTGACTTGAGGGATactgggaagaagaagaaagtggCAAGAGCAATATTCATCACAAAGAGTTCCTTAAAACCTGATGTTTCAACCTTCCTAGTAGTCTATCCTCCCAAAAGTGAGCaatacatgttttttttcttaaatgttGGATGGTTTAATCATTGAAGACCTCTTTTATCTTTAGCACTGTATCCCGAACAGTCGACTTCAATCCGGCTTCTTCAAATAGATAGCAGCTTAGCTGTTTGTCCACCTGGCATGTAAGGTCTTCCATTATTATATCATTCTTTTGTTCATTATTTGTTGTGcaagtaatttaatttatttaattttgttttcagGTTCGTGTCGTATATATCAGCTCTGTGTGACGATGGTGTTGAAGGAAAAATATTGCTAAATGCAGCCATGAATACTGTCATCTCGAGTCCTAATTCTGTAAACCCTGAAACAGATTCTACAGATGAAAGTGAAAAAGCTAAAGGTCTCCCCAGTTCAATCTGGAGTGCTCTCTATATACAAGAAATGACAATGGTTGGTTTGATCTTGTTGTATAATCTCACTTAGTAATAGTACTTTTCTCCATGAATGCAAAAGAAACTTGTAAAGaaaatgatttgtttttcaTGGACGGATTGCAGGGTTCATTTGAATTCATATGTTCCACTCCTGGTCCGGATGGTAAACTGAACTACAACGATCTTTTAGGGGAAACCGAAGAGGTATGAAATTCAAACTTGTCTGCAAGAGCATTTAAATCTAGAtatttattgttgtttttgCATTGTTTTAGCTGTTCCGCAAGATGTTCCCAAATGAAGAATTCTTTCCAGAAACAACTGACACTCAATCGGAAAcaaatgatgatgataatgatgatgatcaaACTGCTAGTGAGGAATTGGTTGACAATGGAACAACATCAAGTGATGTTAAGTCATAGTTTATAAGATTGGTTGGTTAGTTGGTTGGGTCTTAATAGTAGAGTTAATCCAACATATGTATAATCAAAACATAAGAAACAGTACTTCATTCTTTTTGCAACTTTTGTCTCTTAAGTTTATTATTGTTCATGTTTCTTGGATTTAATGGGATTAAAAGCTATTGTTTGATCtgggttatttcaaaataaaaataaataatctgttttttttttcaataagaGCTTGTAGAGAAGATGAATCGAAAGTCAAGTCAGGAGGTTGGAGAGTTGGAATAGAGAAGaggatttataatttttttagagaaCGAGACAATATGAACATTTCATgtgtgacaaaaaaaaaacattttcaatcTTGAGTCATTTTTCTAATTAGATCTATTATTATTGTCAAATTTCTTCTATAAACAAATGTGCATTTTCCACTTTGGGTCATTTTTTTAGAGCTATTTTTGGATGATTTGGTCAAATTTCCTCTATAAACAAATGTGCAGAAGAGTTCCTTCATACAGATTTCATCACATCAACCTACTACTGACCGGACTTTGTCAATTCTTATCGAGAGAGGTAGGGCCTAAGCTGCCTTCCTCATCAGTCTCTCTTCTCTTGcttaagaaaacaaaagaaaaatgtttCTTATTTCGAAACGCAATACCATGTTTACCTTCCTCTGTTTCATCCACTATTATCTTGTTCTTGTTTGCCTTCTTTGGATGGTTCATGGTCAAACTCATCTTCCATCTCACCCCACCGAGATTATTGCTATTAATTGCGGCTCTTATGGCAATTCAACTTCTTTAGATGGACGCCAATGGATTGGAGATGCCACTACTAATAAATTCTTTGATAATGGTAAATCTAAAAGCTTAAAAACAATTGAGAAGAAGGCTCTCTCTGCTGTTGGCATTCCCTACTCTACGGCTCGGGTGTCCTATTCACACTTCACCTACACATTCCACAGCATTTCAGGCCCAATGTTCATACGCTTATACTTCTATCCTACTTTATACAAGGGTTTCACAAGGTCAAACGCTTTCTTTACAGTTAAAGCCGGTCCTTACACCCTCCTCAGCAACTTCAGTCCTTCCTTGACAGCTGATGCTTATGGGTTAAAGTCTATTGTCAAAGAATTCTCCTTGcatgttgaaaaaaataaaccatTGCGCTTGACATTCTCGCCATCTAGAACTTGTTCCTGTGATGACGAGTTGTATGCTTTTGTTAATGGAATTGAAGTTGTCTCCATGCCCGATACCCTTTACTATACTCCACAAGGTAATTCAGGGGCATCCGTTGTTGGACATAATCGCCGGTTTCTAATTGGTAATAGCTTTGCACTAGAGACTGTACACAGGTTGAATATTGGTGGAATCTCCCTTTTGTCTGCACAAGACACAGGGATGTTTCGCGAATGGTCTAGTGACTCCAACTATTTGGTTGAATCTGGATCATCAAGCCTTTCACCTTTAACAACATCATCCAATATCATCTATCGGAAAATTCCCACATTCATTGCACCATCAAAAGTATATCAGACATCCTGGGCAATGAAGAGTGGCTTCAAACTATCATGGAAGTTACCTGTTGATTTGGGGTTCAGGTACTTGGTTAGATTCCATTTCTGCGAGCTTGATTACCAAATCAAGGAGATGGGACAAAGAAAGTTcagtttgtttataaataatcagATGGCTGAGAGTGATGGGGATCTGATCAAGTGGGTCGGAGGACATGGTGTTGCAATATATATGGATTACATAATGATGATGGATGGAGATAGAATGGAGGGTAAGCATGATCTGCTTATAGATTTCTACTCAAACTTGATTCCTGAACTTcagttagaagaagaagaacctaTAGATGTCATCTTAAAAGGATTGGAAGTACTTAAGTTGAGCAATAATGACAAGAATCTTGCTGGGGTGAATCCAGTGATTCCTTTATCTACAAAATTCCAAAGGTTTGCATCACCTTTAAGTGGTAGAAACACTATCTTTACATTAGTTGTCCTTCTACTAGTTATTTCGAACATCATTGTTTACAATATTCACATCTATATGGAAAACGTTGAAAACAAAATTGTCTTTCCACACCCACCTGATGTAAAGGTTGATAACAAAAATGCCTTTACATGCCCACCTGATGAAAAGGTTGATAACAAAACTGTCTTTCCATGCCTACCTGATGAAAATGTTGATGACAAAACTAACTTTCCCTCCCCACCTCATGAAGAAAAGGTTGAAAATCATATTGTCTTTCCAATTCCATACCCACCTAAAGAACTGTGTCGCCGTTTTTCATTTGCAGAACTGAAATTCGCAACTAATAACTTTGATGATGGATTAGTTATAGGAAGAGGAGGGTTTGGTAAGGTCTACAAAGGGAATGTTGAAGGTGTCACCAAAACTGTTGCTATAAAGCGATTGAATTCAAATTCCAAACAAGGGGCAGAAGAGTTCTGGACAGAGATTGAGATATTTTCCAAGCTTCAACATGATCACCTTGTTTCTTTGATTGGTTATTGCAATGAGCATAAAGAAATGATCATTGTTTATGAGAACATGACACGTGGGTGCCTCGCTGATCATTTGTATAAAAGCTATAGTGATGGTAAAGGTAGACTTGAACCTCTGCCTTGGAATAGAAGGCTAAAACTTTGCATTGATGCTGCTCGAGGTTTGAGTTTTCTTCATGAAAGTGAACCCACCATCATACATCGGGACGTGAAGACCACTAATATTTTGCTGGATGAGAACTGGGTAGCGAAGATTTCTGATTTTGGATTGTGCAGAAAGTTCAGGTTTAGCCATTCATGCACCCATGTGAGCACATCAGTAAAAGGAACGTTTGGATATctagacccaaaatatttcttaaatggGGAGCTAACCATGAAAACCGACGTTTATGCCTTTGGAGTTGTTCTGTGGGAAATTCTTTGTGGAAGACCGGCTATAGACATAAGATTTGAGGACGAGCAACGAAGTCTAGCCTTATGGGCCCAAAGTTGCTTTGAAGATGGAAGTCTTGGCCAGATTGTTGACCCTTCCTTGAGAGGCCAAATACCTGTTTCCTCCTTGAAATTGATTTCAACAATTGCCAATGAGTGCTTACATAACCATCTCAAAAAACGACCTTCTATGGCTGATATTGTTTCACGCCTTAATTCAGAACTTGATTCTTTAAATAACTTGGATAAGTTCATTGTCCCGAAATTTGGATCATGGAATGATGAAAATTATCCCCGACTTTCAGAAGCAGATTATGTTCCTGTCCTGACGCAAAACTTAAGTCATTCTCTTGAACAAGGTAATCCCTCCCTCCTGTTTAAtctctatttaaattttacacatgccaacaaaataagaaaattaagttCTATTAAATATGTCAGTTGCATTGGAATAAGTTacatattaaaatgtaaatacgacaaataaaacattttctttTGAACTAATGGGTTGTGTGTCATTGTAAAAGATAAAAGTTCTCATTTTCTTTACTGATCTGCTGCTAGACATATAcacagattttttttaattgagagTAATGAGAAAATCATTCTCGGTTCCAAATATATGAGGAATAGTTGAGAAGCATAGTGTTAGGAAGATTATTGTGGTTAATTCATGCTTGGAATCCTTCCAACT
It encodes the following:
- the LOC124926497 gene encoding rab escort protein 1 produces the protein MDEEGNSYASIEPTSFDLIIVGTGLPESVLAAAAATNGRTVLHLDPNPYYGSHFTSLPLDELTSFLRSQSIHHSIPTSSSTDGDYLSVDLAIRPLYSDVEISSHSVEAVEHSRKFNLDVSGPKVLFCADSAVNLLLKSGISQYVEFKSIGSSFISDGSGKLFNVPDSRSAIFKDTSLGLTEKTRLGKFFKLVEEHLKAVRSDGVETNESTRISPEDLESPFVEFMNKMRLPPKIKSIILYAIAMTDYDQDNVETCEDVLKTKDGIERLSLYHSSVGRFSNALGALIYPMYAQGELSQAFCRRAAVKGCLYVLRTPVSALLIDKETGSYKGVKVATGQELFSQNLILGPLYRVSSSPYTSFPENLQQVLKKLDLRDTGKKKKVARAIFITKSSLKPDVSTFLVVYPPKTLYPEQSTSIRLLQIDSSLAVCPPGMFVSYISALCDDGVEGKILLNAAMNTVISSPNSVNPETDSTDESEKAKGLPSSIWSALYIQEMTMGSFEFICSTPGPDGKLNYNDLLGETEELFRKMFPNEEFFPETTDTQSETNDDDNDDDQTASEELVDNGTTSSDVKS
- the LOC124925102 gene encoding receptor-like protein kinase FERONIA, with the translated sequence MVHGQTHLPSHPTEIIAINCGSYGNSTSLDGRQWIGDATTNKFFDNGKSKSLKTIEKKALSAVGIPYSTARVSYSHFTYTFHSISGPMFIRLYFYPTLYKGFTRSNAFFTVKAGPYTLLSNFSPSLTADAYGLKSIVKEFSLHVEKNKPLRLTFSPSRTCSCDDELYAFVNGIEVVSMPDTLYYTPQGNSGASVVGHNRRFLIGNSFALETVHRLNIGGISLLSAQDTGMFREWSSDSNYLVESGSSSLSPLTTSSNIIYRKIPTFIAPSKVYQTSWAMKSGFKLSWKLPVDLGFRYLVRFHFCELDYQIKEMGQRKFSLFINNQMAESDGDLIKWVGGHGVAIYMDYIMMMDGDRMEGKHDLLIDFYSNLIPELQLEEEEPIDVILKGLEVLKLSNNDKNLAGVNPVIPLSTKFQRFASPLSGRNTIFTLVVLLLVISNIIVYNIHIYMENVENKIVFPHPPDVKVDNKNAFTCPPDEKVDNKTVFPCLPDENVDDKTNFPSPPHEEKVENHIVFPIPYPPKELCRRFSFAELKFATNNFDDGLVIGRGGFGKVYKGNVEGVTKTVAIKRLNSNSKQGAEEFWTEIEIFSKLQHDHLVSLIGYCNEHKEMIIVYENMTRGCLADHLYKSYSDGKGRLEPLPWNRRLKLCIDAARGLSFLHESEPTIIHRDVKTTNILLDENWVAKISDFGLCRKFRFSHSCTHVSTSVKGTFGYLDPKYFLNGELTMKTDVYAFGVVLWEILCGRPAIDIRFEDEQRSLALWAQSCFEDGSLGQIVDPSLRGQIPVSSLKLISTIANECLHNHLKKRPSMADIVSRLNSELDSLNNLDKFIVPKFGSWNDENYPRLSEADYVPVLTQNLSHSLEQGDNGGPVIISSHVGVQLKIYSFNDMKRATQDFHLLNFLGQGGFGKVYKGWVDNKTLQPCKPGGGISVAVKKLDFESMQGTEEWQVIHLINFPPTCFLLKGAEVTILGRVSFRHPNLVKMFGYCTDKRQLCLVYEFLENGSLDKHLFTRGSIAKPLSWDIRLKIAIGIAQGLAFLHTSRPSIIMRDVKSSNILLDKNYNAKLADFGLGKMGPSDYSTHISTRVMGTKGYASPEYVSTGMNEVLSWQIKMEIIRL